A region from the Haemorhous mexicanus isolate bHaeMex1 chromosome 12, bHaeMex1.pri, whole genome shotgun sequence genome encodes:
- the CHST8 gene encoding carbohydrate sulfotransferase 8, translating to MSWQDCVSSNNQDRRLRKSTADRAATVKQSDSLEPSESVPTKLQSTDRRQSSIMFAMKDQQKGEEINSIKLHKRRRRFIIKKSPILISMNSSILNLPTLKYEDRNNSKWKSLYQIQGERKRIMRETCSKYKSNNRRIITPYHVSRIFVEDKYRVLYCEVPKAGCSNWKRVLMVLNGLASSTKDIQHNTVHYGNYLKRLDGFDHKGIYHRLSTYTKMLFIREPFEKLVSAFRDKFEHPNNYYHPVFGKAIISRYRVNATKEALRTGSGVKFKEFIQYLLDVHRPVGMDIHWDHVNRLCSPCLIDYDFVGKFESMEEDANFFLHLIGAPQNLTFPKFKDRHSNEERTTTKITQQYFAQLSPSQRQQSYDFYYMDYLMFNYSKPFEDLY from the exons ATGTCATGG CAGGACTGTGTTTCCAGCAATAACCAGGACAGAAGATTAAGAAAAAGTACTGCAGACAGAGCAGCAACAGTTAAGCAGAGTGATTCATTGGAGCCATCTGAAAGTGTGCCCACCAAGCTTCAAAGCACCGACAGAAGGCAAAGCAGCATCATGTTTGCTATGAAAGATCAGCAGAAAGGTGAAGAAATTAATTCCATCAAGCTCCATAAACGCAGGAGGAGGTTTATCATTAAAAAGAGCCCAATTCTGATTTCCATGAACAGCTCCATTCTCAACCTGCCCACGCTCAAATACGAGGACAGGAACAACAGCAAGTGGAAAAGTCTCTATCAGATCCAAGGAGAAAGGAAGCGGATTATGAGGGAAACTTGCTCAAAATACAAGAGTAACAACAGAAGAATAATCACTCCTTATCACGTGTCTAGGATATTTGTAGAGGATAAATACAGGGTTCTGTACTGTGAGGTGCCAAAAGCTGGCTGCTCTAACTGGAAGCGGGTGCTGATGGTGCTGAACGGGCTGGCCTCCTCCACAAAGGACATCCAGCACAACACCGTGCACTACGGAAACTACCTGAAAAGGCTGGATGGCTTTGACCACAAGGGGATCTACCACAGGCTCAGCACTTACacaaaaatgctgtttattcGTGAGCCCTTTGAAAAGCTGGTGTCTGCATTTCGGGACAAGTTTGAACATCCCAACAACTACTACCACCCGGTCTTTGGGAAAGCCATCATTTCCAGGTACCGTGTCAATGCCACCAAAGAAGCTCTAAGGACAGGCTCTGGAGTCAAGTTTAAAGAGTTCATTCAGTATCTGCTGGATGTACACAGGCCAGTGGGGATGGATATTCACTGGGATCATGTCAACAGGCTGTGCAGCCCGTGTTTAATAGACTACGACTTCGTTGGGAAATTTGAAAGTATGGAAGAAGATGCAAACTTTTTCTTGCACTTAATTGGTGCTCCACAAAATTTAACTTTCCCCAAGTTTAAAGATCGTCACTCCAATGAAGAAAGAACTACCACTAAAATTACCCAACAGTATTTTGCACAGCTTTCTCCTTCTCAACGACAGCAAAGCTATGACTTTTACTATATGGATTACTTGATGTTCAACTACTCCAAACCTTTTGAAGATTTATATTAA